From a region of the Halomonas sp. HL-93 genome:
- a CDS encoding IS30 family transposase encodes MGYRQLTQAQRYQIFAHRDVGVSQRQIAQQLGIHSSTVSRELRRNSGAKGYEPAKAQRYSDQRRRSAWKWTKRLPSLINAVADRLREEWSPEQISGFMAPLTGIGVSHQWVYSLIWDDKAKGGDLWRHLRQPKRRSKHRANAKSAGLGKIPKRVGIEHRPPAIERRLTIGHWEGDTVLYGHKQAGIVTLVERRSGYLLAARLPKVTAELTQKAMVRLLKPRRGAVKTITLDNGSEFADHETVAKAVSASVYFCDPYCSGQRGTNENTNGLIRQYFPKGTDFRKVTNVELRRVVHKLNDRPRKRLGYRTPAQVFLGEYSGALETAGAALIS; translated from the coding sequence ATGGGATACCGACAACTGACCCAGGCACAACGATATCAAATTTTTGCCCACAGGGATGTAGGGGTGAGCCAACGTCAGATTGCTCAACAGCTTGGCATTCACAGCAGTACCGTGAGCCGTGAGCTGAGACGTAATTCAGGTGCCAAGGGATATGAACCCGCAAAAGCGCAGCGTTACAGCGATCAGAGACGCCGCTCTGCTTGGAAGTGGACAAAGCGACTCCCTAGCCTGATCAATGCCGTAGCTGACAGGCTTAGGGAAGAATGGAGTCCAGAGCAGATTAGCGGTTTTATGGCGCCGTTGACGGGTATAGGGGTGAGTCATCAATGGGTCTATTCGTTGATCTGGGACGATAAGGCCAAGGGTGGCGATTTGTGGCGACACCTCCGCCAGCCCAAGCGTCGCAGTAAACATCGTGCCAATGCCAAAAGCGCAGGACTAGGCAAGATTCCTAAGCGTGTGGGGATAGAGCATCGGCCGCCTGCTATCGAAAGACGCCTCACCATCGGTCACTGGGAAGGCGACACGGTGCTTTATGGGCACAAGCAAGCGGGGATAGTGACGTTGGTAGAGCGACGAAGTGGCTACTTGTTGGCGGCACGTCTTCCAAAGGTAACGGCAGAACTAACGCAGAAAGCCATGGTTCGGTTACTTAAGCCTCGTCGGGGCGCGGTGAAGACGATCACGCTAGACAATGGCTCGGAGTTTGCAGACCACGAGACGGTCGCAAAAGCGGTTAGCGCCTCCGTGTATTTCTGTGATCCTTACTGCTCAGGCCAACGTGGGACAAACGAGAACACCAACGGCCTGATCAGGCAGTATTTTCCGAAAGGTACAGACTTCCGGAAGGTGACTAATGTAGAGCTGCGACGCGTTGTTCACAAGCTGAACGATAGACCCAGAAAGCGGCTGGGATACCGAACCCCAGCCCAGGTGTTCTTAGGAGAATATTCAGGAGCGCTAGAAACCGCGGGTGCTGCACTTATTAGTTGA